One genomic segment of Gottschalkia acidurici 9a includes these proteins:
- a CDS encoding putative polysaccharide biosynthesis protein, whose product MGKDSFLRGAFILGLAGIMVNVLGAFFRIPLGNIIGSEGMGYYQTSFPIYILLVTISASGFPTAISKVVSEKLALEDSKGAYKVFKVSFIALIITGIVSFIILFFGASFIVNNIIKSPKAYYSMLAISPALLFIPIMSAFRGYFQGRQEMSPTAVSQIMEQLGRVGLGLYLAFILLSRGTEYAAAGASFGGTAGAIFGTLYIGFIYLKNKNSIKDEIENSKNFKEESTSEIIKKLLSIAIPITIGTSILPIMNVVDASMVVRRLQSIGFSYEQSNSLFGQLTGMAGTLINFPQVLTMSIAMSLVPVISHFHTIKDIDSLKHNTKLGIRTSILIGLPASFGLASLSTPIIKLLYPKEPSSVGEILLYLSMSVILLGLIQSTTAILQGIEKANIPVINIAIGLVFKIAINYTLVGVSYFNVKGAALGNIGAYIVIVILNFYHIKKILNIKFEFTHYIAKPLLSSLIMSIIVVTSYKLSLSLFGNSMSCLVSIGIGTLVYGASILLTGGISEGEILIMPKGQKIAAFLKKYKILR is encoded by the coding sequence TTGGGTAAAGATTCTTTTTTAAGAGGTGCATTTATATTAGGTTTGGCTGGTATAATGGTCAACGTGTTAGGAGCATTCTTTAGGATACCACTAGGTAATATAATAGGATCAGAAGGTATGGGATACTATCAAACCTCATTTCCAATATATATACTATTGGTTACTATTTCAGCGTCTGGGTTTCCAACTGCTATTTCAAAGGTTGTGTCTGAGAAGTTAGCACTTGAAGACAGCAAAGGAGCTTATAAAGTATTTAAGGTATCTTTTATAGCTTTAATTATAACTGGAATAGTATCGTTTATAATATTATTCTTTGGGGCTAGCTTTATAGTAAATAATATAATAAAAAGTCCAAAAGCATATTATAGTATGCTTGCTATATCACCAGCACTTTTATTTATCCCAATAATGTCTGCTTTTAGAGGCTATTTTCAAGGAAGACAAGAGATGTCACCTACGGCTGTGTCTCAGATAATGGAGCAATTGGGGAGAGTTGGACTCGGACTTTACTTAGCATTTATACTCTTATCAAGAGGAACAGAGTATGCAGCAGCGGGAGCTTCATTCGGTGGAACCGCTGGCGCTATATTTGGAACACTATATATTGGGTTTATTTATCTTAAAAATAAGAATTCTATAAAAGATGAAATAGAGAATAGTAAGAACTTTAAAGAAGAAAGTACTAGTGAAATAATAAAAAAGCTTTTATCAATAGCTATTCCAATAACTATAGGAACATCGATACTTCCTATAATGAATGTAGTTGATGCAAGTATGGTAGTGAGAAGACTTCAAAGTATTGGATTTTCATACGAACAGTCTAATAGTCTATTTGGACAGTTAACAGGAATGGCAGGAACTCTTATAAACTTTCCACAAGTTTTAACTATGTCTATAGCTATGAGTTTAGTTCCAGTAATATCACATTTTCATACTATTAAAGATATAGATAGCTTAAAACATAATACGAAGTTAGGAATAAGAACATCAATATTAATAGGTCTTCCAGCTTCATTTGGACTAGCTTCTTTATCTACTCCTATAATAAAGCTGCTATATCCAAAAGAGCCGAGTTCTGTAGGAGAAATATTATTATATCTTTCAATGAGTGTTATACTGCTTGGTCTTATTCAGTCTACTACTGCTATCCTTCAAGGTATAGAGAAAGCAAATATACCTGTAATAAATATAGCAATAGGTTTAGTATTTAAAATAGCTATAAATTATACATTGGTAGGAGTTTCATACTTTAATGTGAAAGGAGCAGCACTTGGAAATATAGGAGCATATATAGTAATTGTTATTTTAAACTTTTATCATATAAAGAAAATTTTAAATATAAAGTTTGAATTTACTCACTATATAGCAAAACCTTTGCTATCCTCACTCATAATGAGCATAATAGTTGTTACTTCTTATAAGTTATCTCTAAGCTTATTTGGAAATTCTATGTCTTGTCTAGTATCTATTGGGATTGGAACATTAGTATATGGTGCGAGCATTCTTTTGACAGGCGGAATAAGTGAGGGAGAAATATTAATTATGCCAAAAGGACAAAAAATAGCTGCTTTTTTAAAAAAATATAAAATACTTAGATAG
- a CDS encoding CD3073 family putative ECF transporter S component, with protein sequence MKNSPFQSTNNMIIASLGIVINIALGTLLQIIQIPLLFLDTIGTIFVAVVLGPFAGALTGGLTNIIQGILTNPKDIPFAIVNIVVGLVVGFIAKKYKFNFKVAIITGLIISVVAPLIGTPIAVFISGGATGGGTDIIFAWLLASGHKIFTAAFIPRIAGNLIDKIASCIMVALLIEAIPSNLIPKKASKDA encoded by the coding sequence GTGAAAAATTCGCCATTTCAGTCAACAAATAATATGATTATAGCATCACTAGGTATTGTTATTAATATTGCACTTGGAACACTGTTGCAGATCATTCAAATTCCACTACTATTCCTAGATACTATAGGAACTATATTTGTGGCTGTAGTACTAGGTCCATTTGCTGGAGCATTGACAGGGGGATTAACAAATATCATTCAAGGTATACTTACTAATCCTAAAGACATTCCTTTTGCTATAGTTAATATAGTTGTTGGTTTAGTAGTAGGTTTTATAGCTAAAAAGTATAAATTCAATTTTAAAGTAGCTATAATTACTGGATTGATCATATCAGTAGTGGCACCTTTAATAGGAACTCCAATAGCCGTGTTTATTTCTGGAGGAGCAACAGGGGGAGGAACTGATATTATTTTTGCTTGGTTACTAGCAAGTGGTCATAAAATATTTACTGCTGCATTTATACCTAGAATAGCGGGTAATCTTATAGATAAAATAGCTAGTTGTATCATGGTCGCTTTATTAATAGAAGCGATACCTAGTAATTTAATACCAAAAAAGGCTAGTAAAGATGCATAG
- a CDS encoding BclA C-terminal domain-containing protein, whose translation MSSRCNRYQTNCSCNCNCNCNCIPYDDGFICPPVPIGPTGSTGPTGPTGATGATGATGAGLIGPTGPTGPTGSGIIGPTGPTGPTGSGIIGPTGPTGATGLIGPIGPTGATGPTGAGIIGPTGPTGATGLIGPIGPTGATGPTGAGIIGPTGPTGPTGPTGLGITGATGPIGPTGPTGADGATGPTGATGPTGANGVTGPTGATGATGPTGANGLIGPTGATGADGATGPTGATGATGADGATGPTGATGATGPTGANGLIGPTGPTGADGATGPTGATGPTGANGATGPTGPTGATGPTGPAVTSNSMFAGNSSGTVIAVVLGGTLVPLPDSQNLDGFTVNGANTVFTVPVTGLYSVSYDVNTTVALLLGSRIIVNGSPITALTRNPVLSVSSFSASAIINLNAGDTVSLQLFGLLGAATLQGGAGAGLSIIRLA comes from the coding sequence ATGAGCTCAAGGTGTAATAGATATCAAACAAATTGTAGTTGTAATTGCAATTGCAATTGTAATTGTATACCTTATGATGACGGTTTCATATGTCCTCCAGTTCCTATCGGACCTACTGGGTCGACTGGACCTACTGGACCCACTGGAGCTACTGGAGCTACTGGGGCAACTGGGGCAGGATTAATCGGACCTACTGGGCCTACCGGACCTACTGGATCAGGAATAATTGGACCTACTGGACCGACTGGACCTACTGGATCAGGAATAATTGGACCTACTGGGCCGACTGGAGCTACTGGACTTATTGGACCAATTGGACCAACTGGAGCCACTGGACCTACCGGAGCAGGAATAATTGGACCTACTGGGCCGACCGGAGCTACTGGACTTATTGGACCAATTGGACCAACTGGAGCTACTGGACCTACTGGAGCAGGGATAATTGGACCCACTGGCCCGACTGGACCTACTGGGCCAACTGGGTTAGGAATAACTGGTGCTACTGGACCAATTGGCCCTACTGGACCTACTGGAGCTGATGGAGCTACTGGGCCTACTGGAGCTACTGGGCCTACTGGCGCTAATGGTGTTACTGGACCTACTGGCGCTACTGGGGCTACTGGACCTACTGGCGCTAATGGACTAATTGGACCTACTGGAGCTACTGGGGCTGACGGAGCTACTGGACCTACTGGCGCTACTGGAGCTACTGGAGCTGATGGCGCTACTGGACCTACTGGCGCTACTGGGGCTACTGGACCTACTGGCGCTAATGGACTAATTGGGCCGACTGGACCTACTGGGGCTGACGGAGCTACTGGACCTACTGGGGCTACTGGACCTACTGGGGCTAACGGTGCTACTGGACCTACTGGACCAACCGGAGCTACTGGACCTACTGGACCTGCAGTTACAAGTAATTCTATGTTTGCTGGTAATAGTAGTGGAACTGTAATAGCAGTGGTATTGGGAGGAACTTTAGTTCCATTACCTGACTCTCAAAATTTAGATGGTTTCACTGTAAATGGTGCTAATACTGTATTTACCGTTCCTGTAACAGGACTTTACAGTGTAAGTTATGATGTGAATACTACAGTAGCACTATTGTTAGGAAGTAGGATAATCGTTAATGGTTCGCCTATAACGGCCTTAACACGAAATCCAGTCTTATCTGTTTCCAGCTTTTCTGCAAGTGCTATTATAAATTTAAATGCTGGTGATACTGTATCATTGCAACTTTTCGGTCTACTAGGAGCTGCAACATTACAGGGTGGTGCTGGGGCCGGTCTGAGTATTATACGTCTAGCTTAA
- a CDS encoding tetratricopeptide repeat-containing glycosyltransferase family 2 protein: protein MAEISLCMIVKNEEAVLSRCLDSVLNIVDEIIIVDTGSTDNTKKIAKQYTDKVYDFEWVDDFSKARNFSFSLATKDYIIWLDADDVIMEEDAIKLIEFKKSLLSNYDLVSMNYDVGFDENGNLTLSYYRERIFKRIMNYQWVEPVHEVIPLQGNIYYLDASITHKKEHVNEEGRNIRIYENILAKGESLSTRGTYYYARELYYNKRYEDAIKYFNDFLDSNKGWIEDCINACEMISHCYSQLKDEKSSLKSLFRSFEYEVPRSNICCEIGKYYFNREDYNSAIFWYKLAIQQKSTLQKSGFVYHDYYGYIPNIQLCVCYHRLGNIGEAIKYNEIAGTYKPNDRAFLYNKDYFSKNE, encoded by the coding sequence ATGGCAGAAATTAGTCTATGTATGATTGTTAAAAACGAGGAAGCCGTCTTAAGTCGATGTTTAGATAGTGTTCTAAATATTGTAGATGAAATCATCATAGTAGATACAGGTTCTACGGACAACACTAAGAAAATAGCTAAACAATACACTGATAAGGTATATGATTTTGAATGGGTAGATGACTTTTCTAAAGCAAGAAATTTTTCATTTTCTTTGGCAACAAAAGACTATATAATTTGGCTAGATGCTGATGATGTAATAATGGAAGAAGATGCAATAAAACTAATAGAATTTAAGAAAAGTCTTTTATCTAATTATGATTTAGTATCAATGAACTATGATGTGGGGTTTGATGAAAATGGTAATCTAACTTTATCTTATTATCGTGAACGGATCTTTAAAAGAATTATGAATTATCAATGGGTTGAGCCAGTACATGAGGTAATTCCTCTGCAAGGAAACATTTATTATTTAGATGCTTCTATTACTCATAAAAAGGAGCATGTGAACGAGGAAGGTAGAAATATTCGTATTTATGAAAATATTTTAGCTAAGGGAGAATCATTAAGCACTAGAGGCACTTATTACTACGCTCGAGAGCTATACTACAATAAAAGATATGAGGATGCTATAAAGTATTTTAATGACTTTTTAGATTCTAATAAGGGATGGATAGAAGACTGTATAAATGCTTGCGAGATGATATCACACTGTTATTCACAATTAAAGGATGAGAAAAGCAGCTTAAAAAGTCTTTTTAGAAGTTTTGAGTACGAGGTTCCTAGATCAAATATTTGTTGTGAAATTGGTAAATATTATTTTAATAGAGAAGATTACAACTCTGCGATTTTTTGGTATAAATTAGCTATACAGCAAAAATCTACTTTACAAAAAAGTGGATTCGTTTATCATGACTATTATGGATATATACCTAATATACAACTGTGTGTGTGCTACCACAGACTCGGAAATATAGGCGAAGCTATAAAGTATAATGAAATAGCAGGAACTTATAAGCCTAATGATAGAGCGTTCTTATATAACAAAGACTATTTTAGCAAAAATGAATAG
- a CDS encoding amino acid ABC transporter permease, whose amino-acid sequence MSFDWIVKIVSENWPMFIRGAGVTLVISIIGTIIGTGIGLLIGVIRTVPVPERGLKRTTLKVINSILSIYIEIFRGTPMIVQAMVIYYGSALAFGIDMNRLYAAIFIVSINTGAYMSEIVRGGIVSIDKGQFEAAQAVGMNHIQTMKNVVLPQVIRNILPATGNEFVINIKDTSVLNVISVTELFFQTKSIAGNNFRYFESFFVASVIYLVMTFTITRILRYIERRLDGPENYIMIANQMQVETPEDILKRKNKENR is encoded by the coding sequence ATGAGTTTTGATTGGATAGTAAAGATTGTCTCAGAAAACTGGCCCATGTTTATTCGTGGAGCTGGTGTAACACTTGTAATTTCAATTATAGGTACGATTATAGGTACAGGTATTGGTTTATTAATAGGAGTTATAAGAACTGTTCCAGTGCCTGAAAGAGGATTAAAAAGAACTACTTTAAAAGTTATTAACTCTATACTTTCTATTTATATAGAAATATTCCGTGGAACACCTATGATTGTACAAGCTATGGTAATATACTATGGATCAGCCCTGGCATTCGGTATAGATATGAATAGATTATATGCAGCAATTTTTATTGTTTCTATTAATACAGGAGCGTACATGTCAGAGATTGTTCGTGGTGGTATTGTTTCTATAGATAAGGGACAATTTGAAGCAGCTCAAGCAGTAGGTATGAACCATATTCAAACTATGAAAAATGTAGTTTTACCACAAGTAATTCGTAACATTTTACCAGCAACAGGTAATGAATTTGTTATAAATATAAAAGATACATCAGTCCTTAATGTTATATCTGTAACAGAGCTATTTTTCCAAACAAAGTCAATCGCAGGAAATAACTTTAGATATTTTGAGTCATTCTTTGTTGCAAGTGTTATTTATTTGGTAATGACTTTTACAATTACAAGAATATTAAGATATATTGAAAGAAGATTAGATGGTCCGGAAAATTACATTATGATTGCTAATCAGATGCAAGTAGAAACACCTGAAGACATATTAAAGAGAAAAAACAAAGAAAATAGATAA
- a CDS encoding amino acid ABC transporter ATP-binding protein — MEKVIEIKHLSKSFGSHEVLKDIDFSVNKGEVVCIIGSSGSGKSTLLRCVNLLEKPSGGEIIYHGENILDDKHDIYEYRTKLGMVFQQFNLFNNHDVLSNCVVGQMKVLKRSKEEAEKIAMKYLKVVGMDKYINAKPKQLSGGQKQRVAIARALSMEPDVMLFDEPTSALDPEMVGEVLKIMKELAETGLTMLIVTHEMEFAKDVSDRVVFMDKGVIAEEGSPEQIFNNPTQERTREFLKRTLA; from the coding sequence ATGGAGAAAGTAATTGAGATTAAGCATTTAAGTAAATCATTTGGTAGTCATGAAGTTCTAAAAGATATTGATTTTTCAGTAAATAAAGGAGAAGTAGTTTGCATAATAGGATCATCTGGATCTGGTAAATCGACTCTTCTTCGTTGTGTTAATTTATTAGAAAAGCCAAGTGGTGGAGAAATTATTTATCATGGAGAAAATATTTTAGATGATAAGCATGATATTTATGAATATCGTACAAAATTAGGAATGGTATTCCAGCAGTTTAATCTATTTAATAATCATGACGTTTTAAGTAACTGCGTGGTAGGTCAAATGAAAGTATTGAAACGTTCAAAAGAAGAAGCGGAAAAAATAGCAATGAAATATTTAAAAGTTGTTGGAATGGATAAATATATAAATGCTAAACCAAAACAACTATCTGGTGGTCAAAAGCAACGAGTTGCTATTGCTAGAGCACTTTCTATGGAGCCAGACGTTATGCTGTTTGATGAGCCAACATCTGCACTAGATCCTGAGATGGTAGGGGAAGTTCTTAAAATTATGAAAGAGCTTGCTGAAACAGGTCTTACGATGTTAATAGTTACTCATGAAATGGAATTTGCCAAAGATGTATCTGATCGTGTAGTATTTATGGATAAAGGGGTTATAGCAGAAGAAGGAAGTCCAGAGCAAATTTTTAATAATCCAACACAAGAGCGTACAAGGGAATTCCTAAAACGTACTTTAGCGTAA
- a CDS encoding methyl-accepting chemotaxis protein, whose amino-acid sequence MKRIQMKSIKTKLIISFSILIILSSIILGIVSLTSFNSTLIKEAENSLSSLAVEDSKLTSSRLETEKRTLEMLALNEAIYSMDWNRQQQVLQTQLSKTDFIVMAIVQMDGTANYPDGTTSQLGDRDYIQKALNGETAISDVLISKVTNEPVIMIATPIYKDNMVVGALIGRKDGNSLSEIVDDTGYGKKGYGYIVNSKGTIIAHPDRDKVLSQFSPIEEAKKDNSLMSISNIFKKIIKEKNGVSTYNYNGNDLYAGYAEIKGSDWIFVITANQDEVLSAISMLQNKIIIVVSIVLLISILISYMIGNSIVKPIIEMVRHSEKIAKLDISSDIDKKYLDKKDEIGVLSRALQSIAYGVREIVGDISNSSEQLAASSEELTATSQQSANAAEEVSITVGEIARGAYDQARSTEIGSTKANVLGEMIEKNQNHLNELNSATEKVGQVLIEGLKEIEYLSKKTEESNRASKEIHDVILKTNESSTRIGQASNLISSIADQTNLLALNAAIEAARAGDAGKGFSVVAEEIRKLAEQSSVSTKDIDDMVKDLQKNSKDAVNTIIEMDKVIEEQTYSVNNNKNNYIAIKEATSNASDAVGQLNVSGEEMNKMKNEILDILQNLSSIAEENSAANQQVTASMEEQSASIEELANSNEALASLAQDLQSIVNKFNI is encoded by the coding sequence ATGAAAAGAATTCAAATGAAGAGTATTAAGACAAAACTAATTATCAGCTTTTCTATATTAATTATATTATCTTCAATAATTTTGGGAATTGTTTCTTTAACAAGTTTTAATAGTACCCTTATAAAAGAAGCTGAAAATTCACTTTCTTCTCTAGCTGTTGAGGACTCAAAACTGACATCTAGCAGATTAGAAACTGAAAAACGTACATTAGAAATGTTAGCATTGAACGAGGCTATTTATAGTATGGATTGGAATAGGCAGCAACAAGTGCTACAGACACAGTTAAGTAAAACAGATTTTATAGTTATGGCAATTGTTCAAATGGATGGAACTGCTAACTACCCAGATGGTACTACGAGTCAATTAGGTGACAGAGATTATATTCAAAAAGCACTAAATGGTGAAACTGCTATATCTGACGTATTAATCAGTAAGGTGACAAATGAGCCTGTTATTATGATAGCTACTCCTATATACAAAGATAATATGGTAGTTGGAGCTTTAATTGGTCGTAAAGATGGAAATTCTCTAAGTGAGATTGTGGATGATACTGGATATGGTAAAAAGGGATATGGTTATATTGTAAATAGTAAAGGTACTATAATAGCTCACCCAGACAGAGATAAAGTGCTTAGTCAGTTTTCACCAATTGAAGAAGCTAAGAAAGATAATAGTTTGATGTCCATATCTAATATATTTAAAAAAATAATAAAAGAGAAAAATGGAGTTAGTACATACAACTATAACGGAAATGATTTATATGCAGGATATGCAGAAATTAAAGGTAGTGACTGGATATTTGTGATTACTGCAAATCAAGATGAAGTCTTGTCTGCAATATCTATGTTACAAAATAAAATAATAATAGTTGTATCAATAGTTTTATTAATAAGCATATTAATTTCATATATGATTGGTAATTCTATTGTTAAACCAATTATTGAAATGGTTCGTCATTCTGAAAAAATAGCTAAGTTAGATATATCTAGTGACATTGATAAAAAGTATCTAGATAAGAAAGATGAGATAGGGGTACTGTCAAGAGCTCTTCAAAGCATAGCTTATGGAGTTAGAGAAATTGTAGGAGACATAAGTAACTCATCAGAGCAATTAGCTGCTTCATCAGAGGAACTAACAGCAACTTCACAACAATCAGCAAATGCTGCTGAAGAAGTATCTATTACCGTAGGTGAAATAGCAAGAGGGGCTTATGATCAGGCAAGAAGCACTGAAATTGGATCTACAAAGGCGAACGTACTAGGAGAAATGATTGAAAAAAATCAAAATCATTTAAATGAACTAAATAGTGCTACAGAAAAGGTAGGACAAGTATTAATTGAAGGTCTAAAAGAAATAGAGTATTTATCTAAAAAAACGGAAGAAAGCAATCGAGCCTCAAAGGAAATACATGACGTTATATTAAAAACTAATGAAAGCTCTACTAGAATTGGACAGGCAAGTAATTTGATATCTTCTATTGCAGATCAAACTAACTTATTAGCTCTAAATGCAGCTATAGAAGCAGCAAGGGCAGGTGATGCTGGAAAAGGATTCTCTGTAGTAGCAGAAGAGATTAGAAAACTTGCAGAACAGTCATCAGTTTCAACTAAAGATATTGATGATATGGTAAAGGATTTACAAAAAAATTCTAAAGATGCTGTTAATACAATAATAGAAATGGACAAGGTAATAGAAGAGCAAACATACAGTGTAAATAATAATAAGAATAACTATATTGCAATTAAAGAAGCAACATCAAATGCAAGCGATGCTGTAGGTCAATTAAACGTTTCTGGAGAAGAAATGAATAAAATGAAAAATGAAATACTAGATATTTTACAAAATCTTTCTAGTATTGCAGAAGAAAACTCTGCAGCTAATCAACAAGTAACTGCATCTATGGAAGAACAATCCGCATCCATTGAAGAACTTGCTAACTCTAATGAAGCTTTAGCGAGCTTGGCTCAAGATTTACAAAGTATAGTTAATAAATTTAATATATAA
- a CDS encoding CD3072 family TudS-related putative desulfidase, with protein sequence MHRGKEIIYTAHCVLNQNSVIRDWERAIGAFNDIIRVILDNNISIIQLPCPEFSFLGEARPPMTKEEYNTKEYRSACSDISKKVVEQMKEYINNNYKIIGLVGITGSPSCDILGERGIFMEELQQLMTNEDIRLEVFEIPGDYVEGEHEKVIDEFRVFINKNRNIG encoded by the coding sequence ATGCATAGAGGAAAAGAAATAATATACACAGCTCACTGTGTACTAAACCAAAATTCTGTTATAAGAGACTGGGAAAGAGCCATAGGTGCTTTTAATGATATTATAAGAGTTATATTAGATAATAATATTTCCATAATACAACTACCTTGTCCTGAATTTAGCTTTTTAGGCGAAGCTCGTCCTCCTATGACGAAAGAAGAATATAATACAAAAGAATATAGAAGTGCATGTTCAGATATATCTAAAAAAGTTGTAGAACAAATGAAAGAGTATATAAATAATAATTATAAAATTATTGGACTAGTAGGTATAACAGGAAGTCCATCTTGTGATATTCTAGGTGAAAGAGGAATATTTATGGAAGAACTACAACAGTTAATGACTAACGAGGATATACGCTTAGAAGTGTTTGAAATTCCTGGGGATTATGTTGAGGGAGAACATGAAAAGGTTATAGATGAATTTAGGGTGTTTATTAATAAAAATAGAAATATAGGTTAA
- a CDS encoding CDGSH iron-sulfur domain-containing protein, with amino-acid sequence MSNDKKECKIKVIKDGPYIVSGNVPLYEKIIVKKGKGYELKDGREIQQSSEYALCRCGKSKNPPFCDGSHVKEDFVGTETAEKSKFEDRAEILEGTTIDLLDDKRCAFARFCHSENGSAWELTKSSDTDEKRNEAIKAASECPAGRLVAVDKDGNMIEPEYEPSIEILQDPEKQASAGIFVKGGIPIESADGDIYERRNRVTLCRCGKSKNKPFCDGTHDSVKFLDRE; translated from the coding sequence ATGTCAAATGATAAAAAAGAATGCAAAATAAAAGTAATAAAGGATGGTCCATATATTGTTTCTGGTAATGTACCATTATATGAGAAAATAATAGTTAAAAAGGGAAAAGGATATGAACTTAAAGATGGACGTGAGATACAGCAATCTAGTGAATATGCTCTATGTCGCTGTGGTAAGTCTAAAAATCCACCATTTTGTGATGGTTCTCATGTGAAAGAAGATTTTGTTGGAACTGAAACTGCAGAAAAATCCAAATTTGAAGATAGAGCAGAGATATTAGAGGGGACTACTATAGATCTTTTAGATGATAAAAGATGTGCTTTTGCCCGTTTCTGTCATAGCGAAAACGGAAGTGCGTGGGAGCTGACAAAAAGTTCAGATACTGACGAAAAGCGTAATGAAGCTATAAAGGCAGCTAGTGAATGTCCAGCTGGAAGATTGGTAGCCGTGGATAAAGATGGAAATATGATTGAACCTGAATACGAACCTTCTATAGAAATCCTTCAAGATCCAGAAAAACAAGCAAGTGCTGGAATATTTGTAAAGGGAGGTATTCCAATTGAGTCGGCAGATGGAGATATCTATGAAAGAAGAAATAGAGTAACCCTATGTCGCTGTGGGAAATCTAAGAATAAGCCTTTCTGTGATGGTACACATGACTCAGTAAAGTTTTTAGATAGAGAATAA
- a CDS encoding rhodanese-like domain-containing protein encodes MKVSSVTNSELKAKMKINSVNILDVRKPEQFKENHIKDAISIPLEQLEENLDKLNKKDEINIICTTGKRATMASDILARNGFENISVVLPGMKSWE; translated from the coding sequence ATGAAAGTAAGCAGTGTAACTAATAGTGAATTAAAAGCAAAAATGAAGATAAATAGTGTTAATATACTAGATGTTAGAAAACCTGAACAATTTAAGGAAAATCATATAAAGGATGCAATATCAATTCCTTTAGAACAATTAGAAGAAAATTTAGATAAATTAAATAAAAAAGATGAAATAAATATAATATGTACTACAGGAAAAAGAGCTACTATGGCTAGTGACATATTGGCTAGAAATGGGTTTGAGAATATATCTGTAGTTTTACCAGGTATGAAAAGCTGGGAGTAA
- a CDS encoding transporter substrate-binding domain-containing protein, with product MIKKLSLLTIMILSSVLILAGCGGSDSSKNGNAESDTFRVGLECGYPPFNWTQMNDSNGAVKIDGNAEYAGGYDIEMAKKIAEGLGKKLVVVKVEWDGLVPALTSGKIDAIIAGMSPTNLRKETIDFSDNYYKSDLVMVVKKGSKYENAASIQDFKGAKVTGQLNTFHYSVIDQIKGVSKQPAMDNFTAMRVALESGVIDGYISERPEGVSATAVNKNLKMVEFKDGFETSDDDTSIAVGIPKGSELAEKINKVLAGISEEERLNIMDNAIKNQPSAK from the coding sequence ATGATAAAAAAATTATCACTATTAACAATAATGATTCTATCATCCGTTTTAATTTTAGCGGGATGTGGCGGAAGTGATAGTTCTAAAAATGGAAATGCAGAGTCAGACACATTTAGAGTTGGTCTTGAATGTGGATATCCACCATTTAACTGGACTCAAATGAATGATTCTAACGGTGCAGTTAAAATTGATGGAAATGCAGAATATGCGGGTGGATATGATATAGAAATGGCTAAAAAGATAGCTGAAGGACTAGGAAAAAAATTAGTTGTTGTTAAAGTTGAATGGGATGGTCTTGTACCAGCATTAACTTCAGGCAAAATCGATGCCATAATAGCGGGTATGTCACCAACAAATCTGCGTAAAGAAACAATAGACTTTTCAGATAACTACTATAAATCTGACTTAGTTATGGTTGTTAAGAAAGGTAGTAAGTACGAAAATGCAGCATCTATACAAGACTTTAAAGGTGCTAAAGTGACTGGTCAATTAAATACATTCCATTACTCAGTAATAGATCAAATTAAAGGTGTATCTAAGCAACCAGCTATGGATAACTTTACAGCAATGAGAGTTGCACTTGAATCAGGAGTTATTGATGGATATATTTCTGAACGTCCAGAAGGTGTTAGTGCTACTGCTGTTAATAAGAATCTTAAAATGGTAGAATTTAAAGATGGATTTGAAACTTCAGATGATGATACTTCAATTGCTGTAGGAATACCAAAAGGCAGTGAACTGGCTGAAAAGATTAATAAAGTTTTAGCAGGTATTTCTGAAGAAGAACGTTTAAATATAATGGATAATGCAATAAAAAATCAGCCATCAGCAAAATAA